One window of Candidatus Polarisedimenticolia bacterium genomic DNA carries:
- a CDS encoding DUF2914 domain-containing protein: MRGTEHDDHEAPLWRQSLRLAAGRLLKWNLLFFVAGFAFDVIATRAGVEHTLLIIQQIVYLTIIGGILYVDFVRDARPEALPMWRWFEWLWQYRSLAFHFCLGTLMNLYSIFFLMSASLFSSIAFVVILFGAIVLNELHVVRRHGLDVKVAFYVLCIFCFWSLVIPIVLRSISRLTFFLSFAATLAVLAGFGAVLRRRIGRASLIRSLLSPGLAVSVLFLLMYLIGLIPPVPIAARTLGVYHDVERVGDEFKLSYVPSWWKVRHDDRRFVAQPGDVVHVFFAIFAPTRFDDTVFVRWSFRDSTATWKDSDRIPIRIVGGREEGFRGVATKENYVAGAWRVIVETRDGREIGRLRFTIAKGDADPERVLKTEVY, from the coding sequence ATGCGCGGGACGGAGCATGACGACCACGAGGCTCCGCTCTGGCGGCAAAGTCTCCGCCTCGCCGCAGGCCGCCTTCTGAAATGGAATCTGCTGTTCTTCGTCGCGGGCTTCGCCTTCGATGTCATCGCCACGCGCGCAGGCGTGGAACACACGCTGCTCATCATCCAGCAAATCGTCTACCTTACGATCATCGGCGGCATTTTGTACGTCGATTTTGTACGCGATGCCCGGCCTGAGGCGCTCCCGATGTGGCGGTGGTTCGAATGGTTGTGGCAGTACAGAAGCCTGGCATTTCACTTCTGCCTCGGCACGCTGATGAACCTGTATTCGATCTTCTTCCTGATGAGCGCGTCGCTGTTCTCGTCGATCGCCTTTGTTGTGATCCTGTTCGGGGCCATCGTGCTCAACGAGCTGCACGTGGTCCGCCGCCACGGGTTGGACGTCAAAGTGGCGTTCTACGTGCTCTGCATCTTCTGCTTCTGGTCGCTGGTGATTCCGATTGTGCTGCGCTCCATCAGCCGGCTGACGTTTTTCCTGTCATTCGCCGCGACGCTTGCGGTGCTGGCGGGCTTCGGGGCGGTGCTGCGGCGCCGTATCGGGCGCGCGTCGCTCATCCGCAGTCTGCTGTCGCCGGGCCTTGCCGTCAGCGTGTTGTTCCTGCTGATGTATCTGATCGGCCTGATTCCCCCGGTGCCGATCGCCGCCAGGACCCTCGGCGTCTACCACGACGTCGAGCGCGTCGGGGACGAGTTCAAGCTGTCGTACGTGCCATCGTGGTGGAAGGTACGGCACGACGATAGACGCTTTGTGGCCCAGCCGGGCGACGTGGTCCATGTCTTCTTCGCGATCTTCGCGCCGACGCGCTTCGACGACACGGTGTTCGTGCGCTGGTCCTTCCGGGACAGCACGGCGACCTGGAAGGATTCCGATCGCATTCCGATCCGGATCGTGGGCGGGCGCGAAGAAGGATTCCGCGGCGTCGCGACCAAGGAGAACTATGTCGCCGGCGCCTGGCGAGTGATCGTCGAAACCCGGGACGGGCGGGAAATTGGGCGGCTGCGATTCACGATCGCCAAAGGCGACGCGGACCCGGAACGGGTTCTCAAGACCGAGGTCTATTAA
- a CDS encoding exo-alpha-sialidase, with amino-acid sequence MRKLPLLALVLLVAALALGDRNPSIAGTSSRKAPRKSGIAEFFSLTLPSGYGARAGAACDIGASTQPGAYQGNMLLDCDGETPHNETTIAANPLDPQNVVAGYHSYQRKDQGNDNIIRVVGTVSVTYDGGASWSEVIPPIKPYQFTGDPALAFDTRGRLYLATIADHEGPGGSFTGPDVVVATSFDGGSSWESPVTVAHGTNAATPKRGFGPLLFNDKDFLAVDVGPGSPYRDRAYVTWTGFETVFSPNQAFFRSPVMLSSSDDGIHWTEGRAISGFNRSLCVAPFFSFPGMCDVDQDSYPAVAPNGRVYVSFVNFNTIAQSQILVVSSSDGGATWQPPSRVDFIENYNMPVSPQGENVLKGCLFRMSFNANTAADPSDPSGRTVYVAFADNRNGTLDPQGFFLSDLDVFLGRSTDGGATWSVIPVNTLPNDQFFPWVSVAADGRVDVGYMDRSYSSGQEECRYGYSLTRLRFDASGTVASRTTTRVDSALSDLSNSFWFGPNSRFIGDYAGITVDSLGRTWASWTDQRAPVSGVDPRTGQHAVAGLVP; translated from the coding sequence ATGCGGAAACTCCCTCTTCTCGCTCTGGTGCTTCTGGTTGCCGCCTTGGCGCTCGGCGACCGCAACCCCTCGATCGCCGGAACTTCATCGCGGAAGGCGCCGCGCAAATCGGGTATCGCCGAGTTCTTCTCCCTGACCCTGCCTTCCGGGTACGGGGCGCGCGCCGGCGCGGCCTGCGACATCGGCGCTTCCACGCAGCCTGGCGCCTATCAGGGGAACATGCTCCTGGACTGCGACGGAGAGACCCCACACAATGAAACGACCATCGCCGCCAATCCTCTCGACCCGCAGAACGTCGTGGCCGGATATCACTCCTATCAAAGGAAGGACCAGGGCAACGACAACATCATTCGAGTCGTGGGAACCGTCTCCGTCACCTACGACGGCGGCGCGAGCTGGAGCGAAGTCATCCCGCCCATCAAACCATACCAGTTCACCGGGGATCCGGCCCTCGCCTTCGATACCCGCGGCCGTCTGTACCTCGCGACCATCGCGGATCACGAAGGACCCGGCGGGAGCTTTACGGGGCCCGACGTTGTCGTCGCCACCTCCTTCGACGGCGGCTCCAGCTGGGAGTCGCCGGTGACCGTGGCCCATGGAACCAACGCCGCGACCCCCAAGAGAGGCTTCGGCCCGCTCCTCTTCAACGACAAGGACTTCCTTGCCGTCGACGTGGGACCCGGCAGCCCCTACCGGGACCGCGCCTATGTCACCTGGACCGGCTTCGAGACCGTCTTCTCGCCCAACCAGGCTTTCTTCAGATCCCCGGTCATGCTCTCCAGCTCGGATGACGGGATCCACTGGACCGAAGGGCGAGCGATCAGCGGCTTCAACCGCTCCCTGTGCGTTGCTCCTTTCTTCAGCTTCCCCGGGATGTGCGACGTGGACCAGGATTCGTATCCGGCAGTCGCTCCGAATGGGAGGGTTTACGTCAGCTTCGTCAACTTCAACACCATCGCCCAGAGCCAGATTCTGGTTGTTTCCTCCAGCGACGGAGGGGCAACCTGGCAGCCTCCCTCGAGGGTCGACTTCATCGAGAACTACAACATGCCGGTCTCGCCGCAAGGCGAAAACGTCCTCAAGGGGTGCCTTTTCCGTATGAGCTTCAACGCCAACACCGCGGCCGACCCGAGCGACCCGTCGGGGAGGACGGTCTACGTGGCCTTCGCGGACAACCGGAATGGAACGCTGGATCCCCAAGGGTTCTTCCTCTCCGACCTCGATGTGTTCCTCGGGAGGTCCACCGATGGCGGCGCGACCTGGAGCGTCATCCCGGTGAATACTCTTCCGAACGATCAGTTCTTCCCGTGGGTTTCCGTCGCGGCGGACGGGCGGGTGGACGTCGGTTACATGGACCGCTCGTATTCGAGCGGCCAGGAGGAGTGCCGTTATGGCTACTCGCTGACGCGGCTGAGGTTCGATGCCTCGGGGACGGTGGCCTCCCGCACGACGACGCGGGTGGACAGCGCTTTGTCCGATCTTTCGAATTCCTTCTGGTTCGGGCCCAACTCCCGCTTCATCGGCGACTACGCCGGGATCACGGTCGACTCCCTCGGCCGCACC